One Salvia splendens isolate huo1 chromosome 1, SspV2, whole genome shotgun sequence genomic window, ACAACTAAACGTCCGAAATGTATTCAATTATAGTACGGAGTACTATATAGTCCAGGGCTAGTTATGAATGTATATATGTCCTCCTCATCCACCCCACCTACCCTTCTTTAATGTTAATTTTCAGTTCAAACAACAAGTTCTCTGCTCAAACACATTAGTTGCACAAATATTATGGCTAGCTCGCAGCAGTGGAGTGGAAGTGATACGATCCCCGTACAAGGACCGCATCAGCCGGTCGAAGCCGCCACAAGCGAGCCCGAAGGAACGGAGGAGACACCGCCGATTATGGAGAGGGTCGAGCAACCATCAATCGCAACGACCAAGGCGAGACGAAACCGACGGCCGCCCGACTTGTTCGGAGATTACGTTCCAAAGTAgagtaggagtatttatttccttttatttatctcttatttttggttattagtttatttttgttaattatttatttcgggttttatttgttggttctttcccgagatgcgttaggattaggagtcgaaccaaccctagggtccttagtctataaatagggctatgttCATTAATTCAAGGGTGAATAAAAAAATTCTCATTATTTTGCCCACAACTTCGAAGCTCCCCTAAAACCCTAGTTCATCGCTGCCCAACGGAGGAATTCTGCGCACAGCGAGAAGCTAGAATCTCCGCCGATCCTGTTTAGGACGCCGGAACCCTTCCGCGATCGCCGCCGATCGTCGTTGAGGAATCAAGGCCctaacatctggtgctttcatccgtGATCTCATGAGTCGTTTCAACAATTACGGTAAATCTGCTTGGGGCGCCAATCGCCCAGATACATCTCATAATGAGGCTTCCCGTCGGCCGAATTTTAATATCAGACGTAACGAGGCCTTCCAACGCCAGGATATCGACGAGGACGACTTGGAGGGTCGCCCAACCGGGGAATCCCATCGTGATGACCCCGTGAACGAGAAACTTGATCGTATACTGGACAAGATGGAAAAATTTGGTCAATGGAAGGATGCGACAGATCGTCGCTTAGAAAAATTGAATCCGGTAGGGTCTCGAGGAACCGATCCAGCCCTAGGGTTAAACGATCCCGACGAGGAAGAGTATGCCGATTTCAGACGAGGGAAATCGGGAGACCAAGGTTTTCGCGCAAGAAACCCTAGCTACGGGGTCCGCGATGTAGCGCCGGAAGAGCGGGCCCGTCGCGCCGAACGAAGCCACGGTGGCTCCGACTGGGACCAGCCAGCGAATCAGTATGGGCGTACGTGTTGGGACCCTCCCCAACGATATTACCCAGCCACCACGGGGTTTGACCGAAACCAGGTCTCAATGAAACCACCCCGATTTGATGGAAGCGAGGCGACGAATTGGATTGCCAGGGTCCAATATTACTTCAATCACGTTATGATGCCTGATGCACAACGCCTTCACTATGCAGTCATGTTGTTCGATCCGCCGGAGTCCGAATGGGTGTTTAACTATTGCGCGAATAATGAGTTTGTTACATGGCCGGAATTTCTGGAGGATGTTCGACACCGTTTCGACAGGCAGAGCTTCAAGGATTATTTCGGTTTGATTGCCAAGCTAACTCAGACAGGCACGGTTCTCGAGTACCATGACACTTTCGAGAGGTACTTGAATCGAGTCCAGGGGGTCCCGGAGGCGAAACTCTTTACCCTGTTCGTGGCAGGCCTAAAACCAGAGATGCAAGAGCGTCTGACGTTGCACCGTCTGACCTCTTTGGCAGCAGCTATGGCGCTATCCTTAGAGATTGCGGATACGCACTCGGAACGCGCAAATCCGCAATCCACATCCACCTTCCAGCGCAGACAGTGGACTGGCCACGATAATCGAGCCTCAGCGGGTCCGGTGGGGTCGCAGCCGTCGTCAGGAACTGTGGCCGGGGCGAATCCCGCCCCAGGGCAGCAACAACGCCCGAAGGAGCAGGCACGCCATCCATTGATTCGGGTGTCACAAGCTGAACGGGTAGAACGTTCACGCCTGGGATTGTGTTGGCACTGCCCCGACAAATGGGTGGCGGGACACGTTTGCAAGCAACGCCTCCTATGCTATGCAGATGAAGAGGATGTGTTGGAAGTAGAGTCATCCGAGAGAGAGGCAGTGGAGGAACTGGAGCCGAGGGAGGTGGCGTTTATACATGCCTTACATGAAGGTCGTCGGTCTCGACCACTGCGCGTAGTGGGGACGATTCAGGGTCGTGATGTGAGTGTGATGATTGATACAGGGAGCGATCGCGATTTCCTCCACCCGGATATCGCAAAGCACTTGCACCTTCCCCTATCCCCGATTCGACCTTTCCGGGTGATTGTGGGTAATGGTGAGGCTCTTCTATGTTCTCATGTGTCTAGACGGACAGCGCTGGAAATGCAGGGTTCCACCTTCTTCGTGGATCTGCACATCTTGCCGGTTCACGGGCCAGACATTATCCTAGGGATGGACTGGCTCGAATCCCTGGGAAAGGTGGCGGCTGATTTCGCGGGTAAGACACTGGAATTCAAACACGGGGATAAAACGATTGTGTTGAAAGGGATGTTGCCGCCTCCTCGCCGCGCTAGCCCCCAATTTTTGTCCTCGCTTTCATCTTCGGGTAACGACGTGGAATGCTTCGAGATACTGCTACTACAGCCCGATCTGCCTGAATCGGTACCAAAGGGCAGGGACGAGTTTCTCGCAGGTCTGCCGCCGGGGGTGTTATCAGTGTTGGAAGGGTTTCAGGGCGTTTTCGGCACTCCAGTGGGGATGCCGCCATTTCGGCCCTTTGATCATCATGTGCACTTGCTGCCAGGGACACGGCCGGTTAATGTGCGTCCGTACAGATACCCGTACTTCCAGAAAAACGAAATAGAAAGACAGGTCAAGGACATGCTCGACCAAGGGATTATTCAGAGAAGCAACAGCCCGTTCTCGTCGCCAGTACTCCTTATTCGCAAGAAAGACGGCACTTTCCGTTTCTGCATCGACTATCGGGCGCTAAACAACGCTACGGTGCCGGACCATTTTCCTATCCCCACAGCGGATGAGCTATTCGACGAACTGGGTAAGGCTCGTGTGTTCACTAAattggatttgagatcaggttACCATCAGATCAGAATGCATGTGGAGGACGTATTTAAAACCGCTTTTCGAACCCACGACGGCCACTTCGAATTCTTAgtgatgccttttgggttgACGAATGCACCTTCTACTTTCCAGGCGGCAATGAATTCTATTTTTCAGCCCATGTTAAGAAAGTTCGTCATTGTGTTTTTTTACGATATACTAGTTTACAGCCCCTCGTTGGAGGTCCATGGTGAACACTTGTCCGCCGTTTTGAAGGTTTTGCAAGATCATAGTTTCTTTGTCAAGTTATCGAAGTGTTCTTTCTGTAGCTCCACCGTCGAGTATTTAGGTCACTTGATTGGCGACGGATCACTTAAAGCCGACCCTAGTAAGATCAGTGCTATGACGGCTTGGCCTACGCCGAAGAATGTGAAGCAACTACGCGGGTTTTTGGGCCTGACCGGGTACTACCGTCGCTTCATAGCCGGGTACGCCGTGATCGCGTCCCCTTTGACAGATTTA contains:
- the LOC121744871 gene encoding uncharacterized protein LOC121744871, producing the protein MSRFNNYGKSAWGANRPDTSHNEASRRPNFNIRRNEAFQRQDIDEDDLEGRPTGESHRDDPVNEKLDRILDKMEKFGQWKDATDRRLEKLNPVGSRGTDPALGLNDPDEEEYADFRRGKSGDQGFRARNPSYGVRDVAPEERARRAERSHGGSDWDQPANQYGRTCWDPPQRYYPATTGFDRNQVSMKPPRFDGSEATNWIARVQYYFNHVMMPDAQRLHYAVMLFDPPESEWVFNYCANNEFVTWPEFLEDVRHRFDRQSFKDYFGLIAKLTQTGTVLEYHDTFERYLNRVQGVPEAKLFTLFVAGLKPEMQERLTLHRLTSLAAAMALSLEIADTHSERANPQSTSTFQRRQWTGHDNRASAGPVGSQPSSGTVAGANPAPGQQQRPKEQARHPLIRVSQAERVERSRLGLCWHCPDKWVAGHVCKQRLLCYADEEDVLEVESSEREAVEELEPREVAFIHALHEGRRSRPLRVVGTIQGRDVSVMIDTGSDRDFLHPDIAKHLHLPLSPIRPFRVIVGNGEALLCSHVSRRTALEMQGSTFFVDLHILPVHGPDIILGMDWLESLGKVAADFAGKTLEFKHGDKTIVLKGMLPPPRRASPQFLSSLSSSGNDVECFEILLLQPDLPESVPKGRDEFLAGLPPGVLSVLEGFQGVFGTPVGMPPFRPFDHHVHLLPGTRPVNVRPYRYPYFQKNEIERQVKDMLDQGIIQRSNSPFSSPVLLIRKKDGTFRFCIDYRALNNATVPDHFPIPTADELFDELGKARVFTKLDLRSGYHQIRMHVEDVFKTAFRTHDGHFEFLVMPFGLTNAPSTFQAAMNSIFQPMLRKFVIVFFYDILVYSPSLEVHGEHLSAVLKVLQDHSFFVKLSKCSFCSSTVEYLGHLIGDGSLKADPSKISAMTAWPTPKNVKQLRGFLGLTGYYRRFIAGYAVIASPLTDLLKKDAFVWTPEAESSFLDLKVAMTSAPVLRLPDFEKIFCVETDASDTGVGAVLLQDNHPIAFFSRKLGPRRRVASTYHKELYAIVEAVQKWRQYLLGREFIIRSDQKSLKELLQQIVQTPDQQLYVRKLMGYKFIIEYKKGSTNRAADVLSRREETDQPGPQDSARSAAEEGPDAEQCGALLAAASHPIPQLLDLLRRETSSSPELREITTDIKEGRARHT